The Nymphalis io chromosome 3, ilAglIoxx1.1, whole genome shotgun sequence genome contains the following window.
ACGATGGGGTCATCGAAAAATGGATTCTGGCCTggataaattcattaaattgaaataaaatataacaactttTTTCATCTGTGCATGATGTTTTTTTAGCAACGTTGAACGTGTCTACCTCTTATGTAGCTATATAtatgtcttaattattttattgttgggTTTGTTGAAAGAAaacttattaagtaataaacatGCTATTATACTAGATACTCTTTTGACATAGTTTCTGTTTTATGTCTGGTACGTACAATAAAgagttaaattaatgaataaatatttaggtacctattattgattttatgacTTCTTCGTTTTTGTAAAGTACCTAGACTAAAAGAACTATAATACTCTTTCTTATCTAAAATTAGCAAATCTCATAGAAATAGATATGAGATAGACTGTTGCGGATGCTTTTGATATAAATTGGAAACCCACGTTGACTGATTAATAAGGGATAGGATAGGGATAGGTAagcttttaataatgtaatgctTATTctacaaacaacaaaaaattatttaataacaaaaaaaaaaaaattatgaaacaaaaagaaaatgaaatatgtaaataaaaatatttggagaTTATACTATTAAACTCCTACGTAAGTCTTAAGCGTATATGTACATCGTACGCAACCATTGCAAGGTAAAATCGCGTGTCAGGTCATATTGAAAAGCAGTGAATTAAATTATCATGTTGTTCTAGATATTTACTATAACTGTAGTTACATAGTTTCTACATATCATCATTAAGCACATCAACATTTGAATCCGATTGATCTCATAATATTTGTCATCTCTTTTATACATAACATTGgaagaatattttgcgctcaactaGAATAGATTACACgtcagaaaattaaaaaaaatagttttcttgTTGTAATCATAGATGGCGTTTCTACTCAAtaattgtttgaaaattaaagtataaaataaataattatacataaacacATTGCGTAAAAAACTTGAGTTAATTTGTAttcaatagtatttatattttcggttttttttcctttttaagcatggcaatatttatattgataaatgacAGACATCAGACAACCTCAACTTTGACGTTTTGTTCCAAGATTGGCGATCGCACATCGCgaaaaatataaagcaattcTATTGCgtaaatttcaacaaaaatgaCTTCTGTATCTCGTGCTGGGCATTTAGCTCCTTTTTTTAAAGCTACATGTAATGTTGTGTCGAATGGCCTTAAACCCGTCGTCGCTGTCCCTATTCCTTCGGACAAATTGGTAGTTCAGCCTCTGCCCAAGACTTCAACGGTGCAGACACTTCATGGAGCCCTGCCCATTCAAAACTTAAAAGTTAAGCATGGAAGCCgtggtaagtaaaataaaattgaaatctaTTGAAGCCTAATTATAATGGAAAATCGGATTACATAACACTTGTCAATTTCAGTGCCAACTCAAGTACGTTTTGCGCACTCCGATATTGCGTATCCTGACTTCTCAGCATACCGACGTAAGGAAACTCTGGACCCGAAATCTAAGGCTGAAGATAATGTTGATGGACGACAGTCATTCACTTATCTTATTGCTGGAGGTTAGaatatgttttctttcacaatttgattaaaaaaaataatcttcatataaaaatgacaaacaaaattaatattgataacatATAATGTCCTAGCATAACACAAAAATGCAAGTTTgatactgtaatttttttttatttgagaaatAACATAAGaacaatagtattattatagtatatcaaATATTGGTTTTTTTGTATGTAAGTGCTTAAAGATACTAATATATCCTAGatattttatccaataaatGATAAGCATATatgtaaagtaatattatttgtattttttaaatattcgttgttaattaaaataatacttaatttttagcGGTTAATTTTCATCCATACATaatgatatttcatgttttttttttatatatttcagcgGGTAGTGTGGCTGGTGCCTATGCTGCCAAATCTGTTGTCACACACTTTGTGTCATCAATGGCTGCGGCCGCTGATGTGCTGGCTTTAGCTAAGATTGAAATCAAACTGAATGAAATTCCAGAAGGAAAGTCGGTTACTTTCAAATGGCGTGGAAAGCCACTATTCATCCGTCACAGGTAaagcta
Protein-coding sequences here:
- the LOC126781237 gene encoding cytochrome b-c1 complex subunit Rieske, mitochondrial — translated: MTSVSRAGHLAPFFKATCNVVSNGLKPVVAVPIPSDKLVVQPLPKTSTVQTLHGALPIQNLKVKHGSRVPTQVRFAHSDIAYPDFSAYRRKETLDPKSKAEDNVDGRQSFTYLIAGAGSVAGAYAAKSVVTHFVSSMAAAADVLALAKIEIKLNEIPEGKSVTFKWRGKPLFIRHRTANEISTEKSVAVETLRDPQHDDQRVQNPKWLVVIGVCTHLGCVPVANAGDFGGYYCPCHGSHYDASGRIRKGPAPLNLEIPPHSFIDDGLLVVG